In Armatimonadota bacterium, the following proteins share a genomic window:
- the trmD gene encoding tRNA (guanosine(37)-N1)-methyltransferase TrmD, which translates to MKVDFVTLFPEMVLPAVGHSIMARAAASGAVTFGTQNPRDFATDAHRTVDDSPYGGGPGMVLMAPLVAAAVESCQPGPGAVVILTDPAGTPFRQFHAEELAQAGHLILICGHYEGVDERVATQVATHVFSIGDFVLTGGEIPALAIADSVIRLLPGVLGSAESHQDDSHSNDGLLGFPLYTRPAEFRGEPVPEVLRSGDHKKIAEWRRRQQLIRTKMRRPDLFARADLHPSDLDLL; encoded by the coding sequence ATGAAGGTCGATTTTGTGACGCTTTTCCCAGAGATGGTGCTGCCAGCGGTGGGGCACAGCATCATGGCGCGCGCGGCCGCTTCGGGGGCGGTCACCTTTGGCACACAAAACCCAAGGGACTTTGCCACTGATGCCCATCGCACTGTCGACGACTCGCCCTATGGCGGCGGGCCGGGCATGGTTCTGATGGCCCCATTGGTGGCCGCAGCGGTCGAATCGTGCCAACCCGGCCCAGGTGCTGTCGTTATCCTCACCGACCCCGCCGGAACGCCTTTCCGGCAATTCCATGCCGAAGAATTGGCGCAAGCCGGCCACCTCATCTTGATCTGCGGGCATTACGAAGGGGTGGATGAGAGGGTCGCCACTCAGGTCGCAACCCACGTTTTCAGCATCGGGGATTTTGTCTTGACGGGGGGAGAAATCCCTGCCCTTGCCATCGCCGACAGCGTCATTCGGCTGCTGCCTGGTGTCTTGGGCTCGGCAGAAAGCCACCAGGACGACTCCCACTCCAACGACGGGTTGCTCGGATTCCCCCTCTACACCCGGCCGGCTGAGTTCCGAGGGGAACCTGTCCCCGAAGTCCTCCGCTCGGGCGACCACAAGAAAATCGCCGAATGGCGCCGCCGACAACAGCTCATCCGTACAAAAATGCGGCGGCCGGACCTATTCGCCCGGGCGGACCTGCATCCTTCCGACCTTGATTTGCTATAA
- the gcvH gene encoding glycine cleavage system protein GcvH, with protein sequence MNIPGDLKYTKSHEWVRVEGDVAVIGITDHAQSEMGDVVFVDLPEVGRHLSAEEGFGTVESVKTVSDVYAPFAGEVVETNGSLGAQSELVNSDPYGEGWLVKVKLDDASGLDGLLSAEGYAASLND encoded by the coding sequence GTGAACATACCGGGTGATCTGAAATACACGAAATCGCACGAATGGGTGCGCGTCGAAGGCGATGTGGCCGTGATCGGGATCACCGACCATGCCCAAAGCGAGATGGGGGACGTGGTGTTTGTCGACCTGCCAGAAGTCGGTCGCCACCTGAGCGCCGAAGAAGGATTCGGCACCGTAGAAAGCGTGAAAACCGTCAGCGACGTCTATGCGCCGTTCGCTGGGGAAGTGGTTGAAACGAACGGGTCGCTCGGTGCCCAAAGCGAACTTGTCAACTCTGACCCATACGGGGAAGGGTGGCTTGTCAAAGTCAAACTCGACGATGCAAGCGGACTCGATGGCTTGCTTTCGGCAGAAGGTTACGCCGCGAGCCTGAACGACTGA
- a CDS encoding MFS transporter: protein MVSFAVLRHRPFRNLWIGQTVSQLGDSLYWLVFLYMADHVSKDPRMVGLVGAAGAIPFVVFGPLAGVLADRVDRRFLMLFADYMSAAITFGLAMYALKEPNPPVWVLLVAAFLLSTVNTVFFPARSASVPRLVPPGDVVAANALNEATRQTVMMVGMAVSAVGLGALYLAAPNLFFLTSVAFNSATFLVSAFFVSRLPNLAPLRGEVPSGEPGGVAKRVVADMREGLAAVSQDPLIRLALPVNMLSTLAVSGFFVVYLAFNRAWYGGGYQTLAWIELAFAAPMVFASLAVGRMTIARPGRWIIAGHLGLGGAVAAMAFCRPYWSMLIINAVCALFLPLIIIPLQSYLQLAVPDALRGRVNSTWSMLSQAMNPLGVLAIGPLLTWLGIEKCLIAMGVGMALAGMVGFASRRFLNTEMPSARPQAA, encoded by the coding sequence TTGGTTTCTTTTGCGGTGCTCCGGCACCGGCCGTTCCGCAACCTGTGGATCGGCCAAACGGTTTCGCAACTTGGCGATTCCCTCTACTGGCTCGTGTTTTTGTACATGGCCGACCACGTGAGCAAAGATCCGCGGATGGTCGGCTTGGTCGGGGCGGCCGGGGCGATCCCGTTTGTCGTGTTCGGCCCTCTTGCCGGAGTCTTGGCAGACCGGGTGGATCGCCGGTTTTTGATGCTGTTTGCCGACTACATGAGTGCAGCCATCACGTTTGGTCTTGCGATGTATGCGCTCAAAGAGCCAAACCCCCCGGTATGGGTTTTGCTCGTGGCGGCGTTCCTTCTTTCCACGGTCAACACAGTGTTTTTCCCCGCCCGCTCGGCATCCGTGCCCCGTTTGGTGCCGCCGGGCGACGTGGTCGCCGCAAACGCTTTGAACGAAGCAACCCGGCAAACGGTGATGATGGTCGGGATGGCCGTATCGGCGGTGGGGCTCGGCGCGCTTTACCTGGCAGCGCCCAACCTCTTCTTTCTGACTTCCGTCGCATTCAATTCAGCAACGTTTTTGGTTTCGGCGTTTTTTGTGTCGCGGTTGCCGAATCTTGCGCCTTTGCGCGGTGAAGTGCCTTCTGGCGAGCCGGGCGGCGTAGCGAAGAGGGTCGTCGCAGACATGCGCGAGGGACTGGCGGCGGTGTCGCAAGACCCCCTGATCCGCCTGGCGCTGCCCGTCAACATGCTGAGTACCCTGGCGGTCTCTGGATTCTTTGTCGTTTATCTGGCATTCAACCGCGCTTGGTATGGCGGCGGCTATCAGACGTTGGCTTGGATCGAACTCGCCTTTGCCGCGCCTATGGTCTTTGCGAGCCTTGCCGTGGGCCGCATGACGATTGCCCGACCTGGCCGGTGGATCATTGCCGGGCACTTGGGACTTGGCGGGGCTGTCGCCGCGATGGCCTTTTGCCGCCCCTATTGGAGCATGCTTATCATCAATGCGGTTTGTGCGTTGTTCCTGCCGCTCATCATCATCCCTTTGCAGAGTTATCTCCAGTTGGCTGTCCCCGATGCGCTCCGAGGCCGGGTCAATTCAACGTGGTCGATGCTCAGCCAAGCTATGAACCCGCTCGGGGTATTGGCGATCGGGCCGTTGCTCACGTGGCTCGGTATTGAAAAATGCCTGATCGCCATGGGGGTGGGGATGGCGTTGGCCGGGATGGTCGGTTTTGCCAGCCGCCGGTTCCTCAATACTGAGATGCCGTCCGCCAGGCCTCAGGCCGCGTAA
- the panB gene encoding 3-methyl-2-oxobutanoate hydroxymethyltransferase → MSVKRTAPSIRAMKGQTRIVCLTAYDVMSAEIADGAGVDLILVGDSLGNVIQGHPTTIPVSLEDMGYHVRAVRRGAENALLVADLPFGSYQSSVAQAVDSAVYLMKQGAEGVKLEGDYPEAIKAISKAGIPVMGHVGFTPQSVHGFGGFRVQGREDGEAIVDTAQRLDAAGAFGIVLELMPAALSAQITQSVSCPTVGIGAGPHCDGEIQVWHDVLGLGEKVFKHSKRYVDARSLFLEGLSVYCLEVRENRFPGPENSF, encoded by the coding sequence ATGTCCGTAAAGCGCACCGCCCCGAGCATCCGAGCGATGAAGGGCCAAACCCGCATCGTTTGCCTCACTGCCTACGACGTGATGTCAGCGGAGATTGCCGATGGCGCAGGGGTTGACCTCATCCTTGTCGGCGATTCGCTCGGCAACGTCATCCAAGGGCACCCCACGACGATCCCCGTCAGTTTGGAAGACATGGGTTATCACGTGCGGGCGGTCCGGAGGGGCGCTGAGAATGCACTGCTGGTTGCCGACCTGCCGTTTGGCAGTTACCAGTCGTCGGTTGCCCAAGCAGTCGATTCTGCGGTGTACTTGATGAAGCAAGGGGCCGAAGGCGTGAAATTGGAAGGGGACTACCCGGAAGCCATCAAGGCCATTTCCAAAGCAGGCATCCCAGTGATGGGCCACGTTGGTTTCACCCCCCAAAGTGTCCACGGCTTTGGCGGATTCCGCGTGCAGGGCCGTGAGGATGGGGAAGCGATCGTCGACACCGCCCAGCGGCTGGATGCAGCGGGCGCGTTCGGGATTGTTTTGGAACTCATGCCGGCTGCGCTCTCTGCTCAAATCACCCAATCGGTTTCTTGCCCAACGGTGGGTATCGGGGCTGGGCCGCACTGTGACGGGGAGATCCAGGTGTGGCACGACGTGCTTGGTCTCGGCGAAAAAGTTTTCAAACATTCAAAAAGATATGTGGACGCAAGATCACTATTCTTGGAAGGTCTCAGTGTCTATTGTCTGGAAGTCAGGGAGAATCGGTTCCCCGGGCCGGAGAACAGTTTTTGA
- a CDS encoding pantoate--beta-alanine ligase → MKVLRTIAEFRAYRSSVGEVGFVPTMGALHAGHHALMVAASSENEVGVGSIFVNPLQFGPNEDLEKYPRNEAADLDVAESAGIAAMFCPDPAEMVHGLSTKVTVSGVSDQYEGQLRPGHFDGVATIVARLFGIVLPTRAYFGLKDLQQCAVVRTMVRDLCLPVDIRLLETVREPSGLALSSRNAYFSPEDREAAAQLPMVLKNVAGAISEEGGDIAESISTGMAELATLGFSVDYLELVDPLTMVPTRKIGEDSRLIVAARFKGVRLIDNIAIYQK, encoded by the coding sequence TTGAAAGTCTTGCGGACAATCGCCGAATTCCGCGCTTACCGGTCGTCAGTGGGCGAAGTAGGATTTGTCCCAACCATGGGGGCCCTGCATGCTGGCCACCATGCGTTGATGGTGGCGGCTTCTTCTGAGAACGAAGTCGGTGTGGGGAGCATTTTTGTGAATCCCTTGCAGTTTGGCCCGAATGAAGATTTGGAAAAATATCCTCGGAACGAGGCGGCAGACCTCGATGTGGCGGAATCGGCCGGGATCGCAGCGATGTTTTGCCCAGATCCCGCAGAAATGGTGCATGGTTTATCTACTAAGGTCACGGTATCTGGTGTTTCAGACCAATATGAGGGCCAACTGCGACCCGGCCATTTCGATGGCGTGGCGACCATTGTTGCGCGTTTGTTTGGCATCGTCTTGCCGACAAGGGCCTATTTCGGGCTCAAAGATCTCCAACAATGTGCTGTAGTCCGGACGATGGTTCGCGACCTATGCCTGCCGGTGGACATAAGGCTTTTGGAAACAGTCCGCGAACCAAGTGGCTTAGCCTTGAGTAGCCGCAACGCGTATTTTTCACCGGAAGACCGAGAGGCAGCCGCTCAGTTGCCAATGGTTTTGAAAAATGTTGCCGGGGCAATCAGCGAGGAAGGAGGCGATATTGCCGAATCCATATCGACTGGTATGGCCGAGCTGGCAACATTAGGCTTCTCAGTTGACTATCTGGAACTTGTAGATCCATTGACGATGGTACCGACTCGGAAAATTGGCGAGGATTCCAGGCTCATAGTTGCCGCTCGTTTCAAAGGAGTCAGATTGATCGATAACATTGCGATTTATCAAAAATAG
- a CDS encoding MFS transporter: MAVRLEKALELLRSWPAFRVFRHADFRLLWFGALISFTGSQIQMVAQGAYVYEVTGRKTALALVAVFGMLPVTILSPVMGAVVDLFDRRKIIILTSIALFLATAYNAYGASTHTLTIMQIYAVALIGGFVQTVEPTSRQTIVREVVGDQDLAQAVPLQAMTFNIAKSIGPAIGGILTSAFGFATCFWANSISFLAMTFAAMAIKTKTEKSERRPQPIKDLIFEGMLFTMRNPSLRMLFLMEGALSLFGMPYFFQMPAIAKDFFHLDEAGLGVCYTANGLGALTGLITIATLSVRPIKTRIVRYAMSTFAVALAALCVTRNFALALPLFAILGACSISMFNTTNTLFQLISPGQLRGRVLSMHLWAIAGLAPLGNLWMGWIADAFGLPVALGIGGACVAAGAVLAFANRKKLIEPVVVSEPVEREGGGAR; encoded by the coding sequence ATGGCAGTCCGGTTGGAGAAGGCATTGGAACTCCTCCGATCCTGGCCCGCATTTCGCGTTTTCCGCCACGCGGATTTTCGGTTGTTGTGGTTCGGTGCCCTAATCTCCTTCACCGGGTCGCAAATCCAAATGGTCGCCCAGGGCGCCTACGTTTATGAAGTGACCGGCCGCAAGACCGCCTTAGCTCTGGTGGCCGTGTTCGGCATGCTCCCCGTGACCATCCTCTCCCCGGTCATGGGCGCAGTAGTCGACCTGTTCGACCGTCGCAAGATCATCATCCTCACAAGCATTGCGTTGTTCCTGGCTACCGCCTACAACGCCTATGGGGCGTCGACTCACACCCTCACGATCATGCAAATCTATGCCGTCGCGCTCATCGGGGGCTTTGTCCAAACCGTGGAACCGACGTCCCGCCAAACCATCGTGCGCGAAGTCGTTGGAGACCAAGACCTGGCCCAGGCCGTGCCGCTCCAAGCCATGACCTTCAATATCGCTAAGTCGATCGGGCCAGCCATCGGCGGAATCCTGACCAGCGCCTTTGGGTTTGCAACCTGCTTTTGGGCTAACAGCATCAGCTTCCTTGCCATGACCTTCGCGGCGATGGCCATCAAGACCAAAACCGAGAAATCTGAACGGAGACCCCAGCCGATCAAAGACCTTATCTTTGAAGGGATGCTTTTCACCATGCGAAACCCTTCTCTGCGGATGCTTTTTTTGATGGAAGGGGCCCTCAGCCTATTCGGGATGCCCTACTTTTTTCAGATGCCGGCAATTGCAAAAGACTTTTTCCACCTTGATGAAGCCGGGCTTGGCGTCTGTTACACGGCCAATGGCCTCGGGGCGCTCACCGGATTGATCACCATTGCAACCCTGAGCGTCCGGCCGATCAAGACGCGCATCGTCCGATATGCCATGTCCACTTTTGCCGTGGCTTTGGCCGCACTTTGCGTCACCCGGAACTTTGCTTTGGCCCTTCCCCTCTTCGCAATCTTGGGTGCTTGTTCCATCTCCATGTTCAACACGACCAACACGCTGTTCCAGCTGATCTCTCCCGGCCAGTTGAGGGGTCGGGTGTTGAGCATGCACCTATGGGCCATCGCCGGACTCGCACCGCTCGGGAACCTTTGGATGGGCTGGATTGCCGACGCGTTCGGCCTTCCGGTGGCATTGGGGATTGGCGGAGCCTGTGTCGCCGCCGGCGCGGTTTTGGCCTTTGCCAACCGCAAAAAACTCATTGAACCAGTCGTAGTTTCCGAACCAGTAGAGCGCGAGGGTGGTGGAGCCCGATGA
- a CDS encoding glycosyltransferase family 4 protein, translating to MARRLQSQGHRVDFASPPIPWVVEELGGTGVTVHQFDMKGGWGIPALRQLSRLARERQYDLVHAHLSRAAYLSLVATALHGIPLVCSVHVKTHYLVYRLAARKSNRVIAVSNYIQGLLEGSHVPAEFIDVVHNGTDFHDMQYEAERDVKTEFNLPANRRLIGLVGRVAEEKGHLIAVNALPSLLEEHPDAHILFVGRNEGEFADFLAKLVEKRDLSGRVTFTGNRGDVARLLDAMEFSILPSSAEACPLAVLESMARKRPVVGARIGGVDELVIHKETGLLAEQTPEDFRSGMSYMLSNDDDRLRMGSNALQLIHDRFTFDQMMERLEAVYSRAVRT from the coding sequence TTGGCGCGCCGTTTGCAGTCTCAAGGGCACAGGGTGGACTTCGCTTCGCCTCCTATCCCTTGGGTTGTGGAGGAACTCGGCGGCACCGGGGTCACGGTTCACCAGTTCGATATGAAAGGGGGATGGGGGATCCCCGCCCTCCGCCAATTGAGCCGGTTGGCCAGGGAACGCCAGTACGATTTGGTTCACGCCCACTTGAGCCGTGCGGCTTACCTTAGCCTGGTGGCGACCGCCCTCCACGGCATCCCGCTGGTTTGCAGTGTCCACGTCAAGACGCATTATTTGGTTTACCGGCTTGCCGCCCGCAAATCGAACCGCGTGATTGCGGTGAGCAACTACATCCAAGGGCTCTTGGAAGGCTCGCATGTCCCGGCCGAGTTCATCGATGTCGTCCACAACGGCACCGATTTCCACGACATGCAATACGAGGCAGAGCGTGACGTCAAAACAGAATTCAACCTGCCTGCAAATCGGCGGTTAATCGGCTTGGTTGGGCGGGTCGCCGAAGAAAAAGGGCATCTGATCGCGGTCAACGCCCTGCCATCCCTTTTGGAGGAGCACCCCGATGCCCATATCCTGTTCGTCGGCCGGAACGAGGGTGAGTTCGCCGACTTCCTTGCCAAATTGGTGGAAAAAAGGGACTTGAGCGGGCGGGTCACCTTTACGGGCAACCGTGGTGATGTTGCCCGCCTGCTGGATGCGATGGAATTTTCCATCCTCCCCAGTTCGGCAGAAGCCTGTCCATTGGCGGTGCTGGAGAGCATGGCCCGAAAGCGCCCGGTCGTCGGGGCCAGGATCGGCGGCGTGGATGAACTTGTTATCCATAAAGAAACCGGGCTCTTGGCCGAACAAACTCCAGAGGACTTCCGGTCTGGGATGAGCTATATGCTTTCCAATGACGACGACCGGCTTCGGATGGGATCCAATGCGCTCCAGTTGATCCACGACCGATTCACCTTCGACCAGATGATGGAACGTCTTGAGGCGGTCTATTCCCGGGCTGTCCGCACCTGA
- the greA gene encoding transcription elongation factor GreA: protein MSNDTMLSQEGYDKLKKELEFLKGPERARIAENIREAKSHGDLRENAMYHEAKLNQSRLEARIAELDRVILNAKIVSVEKREGVAHLGSKVVLEDLEWGDKMTIELVGAFEADPANDLISIASPMGAACVEKGVGETIEVETPGGTQKYKILSVD from the coding sequence ATGTCCAACGACACGATGCTTTCTCAAGAAGGGTACGACAAGCTGAAGAAGGAGCTCGAATTCCTGAAAGGGCCGGAACGCGCCCGGATTGCCGAAAACATTCGGGAGGCCAAGTCCCATGGTGACCTCAGGGAAAACGCCATGTATCACGAAGCGAAGTTGAACCAAAGCCGCCTGGAAGCAAGGATCGCTGAGTTGGACAGGGTGATCCTCAATGCCAAGATCGTCTCAGTGGAAAAGCGCGAGGGAGTGGCCCACCTTGGATCCAAAGTCGTTTTGGAAGACCTGGAATGGGGCGACAAGATGACAATTGAATTGGTGGGGGCCTTTGAAGCCGACCCAGCCAACGACTTGATTTCGATAGCATCGCCCATGGGCGCGGCCTGCGTTGAAAAGGGGGTTGGGGAGACAATCGAAGTCGAAACCCCTGGTGGCACCCAAAAGTACAAGATTTTGAGCGTGGATTGA
- a CDS encoding ascorbate-dependent monooxygenase, with product MKTPVALPIVLVPSFSILALALVFAPRSPHSQPKPEAPKAKPGSMKAVTYAEDVAEILNTSCVRCHREGQNAPFSLEGYANAKRYSDMVALATGKRIMPPWKAQPGDVEFHDDAHLSDDQIATLAAWAEAGAPRGDAAKEPKPPKFTDGWVNGKPDMVIQMPYALNLEAEGHDEYWNFVVKPEITEPTWISGIDVEPGNKNIVHHVLVYLDKKGQGRKLAKGPEGDGKLGYLSSGGGIGFLPDGSLGGWAPGAHGRLLPANAGFLLEPGTDLILQVHYNKSGKAESDQSKVALYFNKQKPEHEVKLAFLANPFIRIEAGKSSQKFTYTFPLPEKIRGRQLVDVMLPRGAANGNPVDYRIYNLMPHMHLLGKTMKATAELPDGTKKVLIDVRDWDFNWQLVYTPIKPIDLPGGTRLILESEYDNSTNNRFQPNDPPKTVTWGEQTTDEMMLLVTAYSVIPKN from the coding sequence ATGAAAACCCCGGTCGCGCTCCCGATTGTCTTGGTCCCCTCCTTCTCTATCCTGGCCCTGGCTTTGGTTTTCGCTCCAAGGTCGCCACATTCTCAGCCGAAGCCGGAGGCGCCCAAAGCCAAGCCCGGCTCGATGAAAGCCGTGACTTATGCCGAAGATGTGGCAGAAATCCTGAACACAAGCTGCGTCCGGTGCCACCGCGAAGGCCAAAACGCGCCTTTCAGCCTGGAAGGCTATGCCAACGCCAAGCGCTATAGCGACATGGTGGCTTTGGCTACAGGCAAGAGAATCATGCCGCCGTGGAAAGCCCAACCCGGCGACGTGGAATTCCATGATGACGCCCACTTGAGCGACGATCAAATCGCCACCCTCGCCGCATGGGCCGAAGCAGGCGCCCCGAGAGGCGATGCCGCCAAGGAACCGAAACCGCCAAAGTTCACCGACGGCTGGGTGAACGGCAAGCCCGATATGGTCATCCAAATGCCTTATGCCCTCAACCTCGAGGCCGAGGGCCATGACGAATATTGGAACTTCGTCGTCAAACCCGAAATCACCGAACCGACCTGGATCAGCGGGATCGATGTCGAACCTGGCAACAAAAACATCGTCCACCATGTGCTGGTTTACTTGGACAAGAAGGGCCAGGGCCGCAAATTGGCCAAGGGGCCCGAAGGGGATGGGAAGCTGGGCTACCTCAGTTCTGGCGGCGGGATCGGCTTTCTCCCGGACGGGTCATTGGGGGGATGGGCCCCCGGTGCCCACGGTCGGTTGCTCCCCGCTAACGCCGGGTTCTTGCTTGAACCAGGCACCGATTTGATCCTCCAAGTCCACTACAACAAGTCAGGCAAGGCGGAAAGCGACCAATCAAAGGTCGCCCTCTACTTCAACAAACAAAAGCCGGAACACGAAGTGAAACTCGCCTTCTTGGCCAATCCGTTCATTCGCATCGAGGCCGGCAAATCGAGCCAGAAGTTCACATACACATTTCCGTTGCCGGAAAAGATCCGAGGACGGCAGTTAGTGGATGTGATGTTGCCGCGCGGCGCAGCCAACGGCAATCCGGTCGATTACCGCATCTATAACTTGATGCCGCACATGCACCTGCTCGGAAAAACCATGAAAGCGACGGCCGAACTCCCTGATGGCACAAAGAAAGTGCTGATTGACGTGCGGGACTGGGATTTTAATTGGCAGTTGGTCTACACGCCAATCAAGCCCATCGACCTCCCGGGTGGCACCAGGCTCATCCTCGAATCCGAGTATGACAATTCGACAAACAACCGATTCCAACCCAACGACCCGCCCAAAACCGTCACTTGGGGTGAGCAGACCACAGACGAAATGATGCTCCTCGTCACCGCGTATTCCGTGATCCCCAAAAATTGA
- a CDS encoding SDR family oxidoreductase codes for MSKKRVLVTGSSRGIGRAIALRLATDGWDVAVHFHERADAAEQVIKLLGERAAGVYEANLGDVRLAKKLVSRVLKDGPLHAVVNNAGVYLTMDFAGSPDASFEAAFNRCMTVNFESAAWIIREATQHFIQNNGGTVVNVCSRVGHRGEPGAAFYSASKAALLNLTKALAVEQAPHNIRHFAIAPGWVDTAMARDGMGERLPEILASIPLGRMATPEDCAAAVSFLVKDEAAYMSGNVIDINGASYLR; via the coding sequence ATGTCTAAAAAGCGGGTCCTTGTGACGGGTTCCAGCCGCGGGATCGGCCGGGCCATCGCCTTGCGCCTGGCGACCGATGGCTGGGATGTCGCCGTCCACTTCCATGAGCGTGCCGATGCCGCCGAACAGGTCATCAAACTGTTGGGCGAGCGGGCGGCCGGAGTTTATGAAGCCAACTTGGGCGATGTCCGGTTGGCAAAGAAACTTGTTAGCCGGGTTTTGAAAGATGGGCCCCTCCATGCGGTCGTCAACAATGCCGGTGTCTACCTGACCATGGATTTTGCCGGGAGCCCCGACGCCTCGTTTGAAGCGGCGTTCAACCGCTGCATGACTGTGAACTTTGAAAGTGCCGCCTGGATCATCCGGGAAGCCACCCAGCACTTCATTCAAAACAATGGGGGCACGGTTGTCAACGTTTGCAGCCGGGTTGGGCACCGGGGCGAACCGGGTGCCGCCTTCTATTCGGCCAGCAAGGCGGCACTGCTCAACCTGACCAAAGCTTTGGCGGTGGAACAGGCTCCGCACAACATCCGGCACTTTGCCATTGCCCCGGGTTGGGTGGATACGGCGATGGCCCGGGACGGAATGGGTGAACGGTTACCCGAGATTTTGGCGTCCATTCCATTGGGGAGGATGGCCACTCCGGAAGATTGCGCGGCGGCGGTCTCGTTCTTGGTCAAAGATGAAGCTGCCTACATGAGTGGGAACGTGATCGACATCAACGGGGCGAGCTACTTACGCTGA
- a CDS encoding insulinase family protein: MLATLCGLIALSQEGDIVQKELPNGAKYRIERMSDSGQVMAALYVDESNLPQDGGTSGTRHLLEHLIAKGGDRQLDRRLESVGLSLTAFTERDGTAFVIMGPSSQAVAAVQSLADLLEPLDVPEAELANEVKIIDQEGVFRDRFSRFLDAAWLKLFDPPVESIHGNIGALAQLTPADLKGAAEAYRAAGGLSVFVRGEVEPGPVSLRLQEILGAASPGKSRYQTRNVLESIGMKETVKAKGAARAVVAAGLDRPMTLARIGVALAMQGLEPGFSTVYEPSFNRGALLLFSEDTRSFESLGKYGVGDVPRLAPFVRLQAVRFVSGLLTEGPAYGALRAKQVRQAPAFKIESLRSTAVGLTDQEIWSALQDWQGGALHIGGTQ, from the coding sequence ATGTTGGCAACACTGTGCGGCCTGATCGCTTTGAGCCAGGAAGGCGACATCGTCCAAAAGGAGTTGCCCAATGGCGCCAAGTACCGGATTGAGCGCATGTCCGATTCGGGCCAAGTAATGGCGGCCCTCTATGTGGATGAGTCCAACCTTCCGCAAGATGGCGGCACCTCCGGGACGCGGCACTTGTTGGAACACCTGATCGCCAAGGGCGGTGACCGGCAGTTGGATCGCCGGCTGGAATCTGTCGGGCTGAGCCTGACCGCCTTTACCGAGCGGGACGGGACGGCATTCGTGATCATGGGTCCATCCAGTCAGGCAGTTGCCGCGGTGCAAAGCCTTGCCGACCTGTTGGAACCGTTGGACGTGCCGGAGGCGGAATTGGCGAACGAAGTCAAGATTATCGACCAAGAAGGCGTTTTCCGCGACCGGTTCAGTCGGTTTTTGGATGCGGCTTGGCTCAAACTCTTTGACCCGCCGGTAGAAAGCATCCATGGCAACATCGGGGCCCTGGCCCAGTTGACGCCAGCAGACCTCAAAGGCGCAGCAGAAGCCTATCGCGCCGCCGGTGGATTGAGCGTTTTTGTCCGGGGAGAGGTCGAACCGGGGCCCGTATCGTTGAGGTTGCAAGAAATCCTTGGCGCGGCAAGCCCGGGCAAGTCCCGGTATCAAACTAGGAATGTCTTGGAATCCATCGGGATGAAAGAGACAGTCAAGGCCAAGGGGGCCGCGCGGGCCGTTGTTGCCGCTGGCCTAGATCGCCCGATGACCCTGGCTCGCATTGGCGTTGCCCTGGCCATGCAGGGGCTAGAACCAGGGTTTTCGACCGTGTATGAACCAAGTTTCAACCGGGGAGCCCTGTTGCTTTTCTCGGAAGACACCCGGTCATTCGAAAGCCTTGGCAAATATGGGGTCGGGGATGTCCCCCGGCTCGCGCCCTTCGTCCGATTGCAAGCGGTAAGGTTCGTCAGCGGCCTTCTTACCGAGGGTCCGGCTTACGGAGCTTTGCGGGCCAAACAAGTCCGGCAAGCCCCTGCCTTCAAAATCGAATCGTTACGCTCGACGGCTGTCGGCTTAACGGATCAAGAAATCTGGAGTGCCCTGCAAGATTGGCAAGGCGGGGCGCTGCATATTGGGGGGACGCAATGA